A genomic window from Ruminiclostridium cellulolyticum H10 includes:
- a CDS encoding VirD4-like conjugal transfer protein, CD1115 family yields MHNRHLKIQYATVFFVFIVLSVFCVFASMAFHKILLGADRAPTFYPIKECIESIKTVKKHRLLFLCFEGLSFCLAASLMVSYSRNYISKLQCITPKIYTPVAAGQNQFGSARWMTEKEKAKAFDTAVINHKDEFYKALIAAGKKDRAIAKKHVIDKEDKQEHKKLHFQYIKWLVDKVLPEEKRHILRGKHRLYYDEMLRKYFPSIWQIKEQRKIDKLADLFDCEFDVSKEADSTAEIKTDSIETIADTQCFSSGGLVIGMKKLRGGKELFYYIGDDTHLLGIGATRSGKSRTLVIQSICFLALAGESMIISDLKGELNQYTGTFLKRLGYNVIILDFKNPLKSDRYNLLQPIIDAIDEDNIPKATECVWDLVGILVGDAKGEKIWNNGEASTIACAIMSVVYDNREGERRKYQTLTNVYYFIAEMCKPIGKNIPIVEYVKELPDNHPAKPLVAISEIAPERTRGSFYTAALTTLKLFTSSYINAMTMASDYNPKDLGRKKTALFMVLPDERTTYYSIASLLVLQHYIQLVNESDGRGGRLKNRVNFILDEFGNFAAIPSFDTLLTVGGGRGMRFNLFLQDFAQLESKYDEKVAKTIKGNCQVWDYLQTNSPETLKEISEKLGNYTVSTYSLSSQSSKYQTPSSSASVNLTGRALLMTNEIAQIDRPYSLVTSKENPAIMYSPDLSKWNFNTMLGLGNKKHNEKVRDYREKQRIERTTKKEAEKIELWSECWKYWQKQCEVMQPQQQPNLLRRTISRREDDLY; encoded by the coding sequence ATGCACAACAGACATTTGAAAATACAGTACGCCACTGTATTTTTTGTATTTATAGTACTGTCAGTGTTCTGTGTATTTGCCTCAATGGCATTTCATAAAATACTGCTAGGAGCTGACAGAGCACCAACATTTTACCCTATAAAAGAATGTATCGAAAGTATAAAAACAGTCAAAAAACACCGACTGCTTTTTTTATGCTTTGAGGGATTATCCTTCTGTCTCGCAGCGTCACTTATGGTCAGTTACAGCAGAAACTATATCAGTAAGCTGCAATGTATAACTCCAAAGATATATACACCGGTAGCCGCAGGTCAAAACCAGTTCGGATCAGCCAGGTGGATGACTGAAAAGGAAAAAGCAAAAGCCTTTGATACTGCTGTTATAAATCATAAAGATGAATTTTACAAAGCTCTGATAGCGGCTGGTAAAAAGGATAGGGCTATAGCAAAAAAGCATGTTATTGACAAGGAAGATAAACAGGAGCATAAGAAGTTGCATTTTCAGTATATTAAATGGCTTGTGGATAAGGTGCTGCCGGAAGAAAAAAGGCATATACTCCGAGGTAAACACAGACTATACTATGATGAAATGCTTAGAAAGTACTTCCCGAGTATATGGCAAATAAAGGAACAGAGGAAGATTGACAAGCTCGCCGATTTGTTTGATTGTGAATTTGATGTTTCAAAAGAGGCAGATTCGACTGCTGAAATAAAAACAGATAGTATTGAAACGATTGCCGATACCCAATGCTTCAGTTCCGGCGGACTGGTTATTGGAATGAAAAAACTTCGTGGAGGAAAGGAGCTGTTCTACTATATTGGTGATGATACGCATTTACTTGGAATAGGAGCAACACGTTCAGGTAAAAGTAGAACTCTGGTAATACAAAGTATTTGTTTTTTAGCTCTGGCAGGAGAAAGTATGATTATATCCGATTTAAAGGGAGAATTGAACCAATATACGGGAACTTTTTTAAAAAGGCTGGGATACAACGTTATAATCCTAGACTTCAAAAATCCTTTGAAAAGCGATAGGTACAACCTTTTACAGCCAATAATTGATGCCATAGATGAAGATAACATACCCAAGGCAACAGAGTGTGTATGGGATTTAGTCGGTATCCTGGTTGGAGATGCAAAAGGTGAAAAGATATGGAACAATGGTGAAGCTTCAACAATAGCCTGTGCCATAATGTCGGTTGTATATGACAACAGAGAGGGCGAACGTAGAAAGTACCAGACCTTGACCAATGTGTATTACTTTATAGCTGAAATGTGCAAGCCCATTGGAAAGAATATTCCCATAGTGGAATATGTCAAAGAATTGCCGGACAATCATCCTGCCAAGCCACTGGTAGCCATATCTGAAATAGCTCCTGAGAGAACAAGGGGAAGCTTTTATACTGCGGCACTAACTACACTGAAACTCTTTACATCAAGCTACATAAACGCAATGACCATGGCAAGCGACTACAATCCAAAAGACCTCGGCAGAAAAAAGACAGCACTGTTTATGGTTCTTCCGGATGAACGAACAACATATTACAGCATTGCATCATTACTTGTCCTGCAACATTACATTCAGCTGGTAAATGAAAGTGATGGCAGGGGAGGACGTCTTAAAAACAGAGTAAACTTTATACTTGATGAGTTTGGAAACTTTGCTGCCATACCTTCCTTTGACACACTACTTACAGTCGGCGGAGGCAGGGGAATGAGATTCAATTTATTCCTTCAGGACTTTGCTCAGTTGGAAAGCAAGTACGATGAAAAGGTTGCCAAAACAATAAAAGGAAATTGTCAGGTATGGGATTACTTGCAGACAAACTCACCGGAAACTCTCAAAGAAATATCAGAAAAGCTTGGAAACTACACCGTGTCAACCTATTCACTATCCAGTCAAAGCAGTAAATACCAAACACCCTCATCATCCGCAAGTGTAAATCTGACAGGAAGAGCATTGCTAATGACAAACGAAATAGCTCAGATTGACAGACCATACAGCCTGGTTACATCCAAGGAAAATCCGGCAATCATGTATTCCCCGGATTTGTCAAAATGGAATTTCAACACAATGCTTGGTCTTGGCAATAAGAAACACAACGAAAAGGTAAGAGACTATAGAGAAAAACAAAGAATCGAAAGAACGACCAAAAAGGAAGCAGAAAAAATAGAACTTTGGAGCGAGTGCTGGAAGTATTGGCAGAAACAATGCGAGGTAATGCAACCACAGCAGCAGCCGAATCTTTTAAGGAGAACAATTTCAAGAAGAGAGGATGATTTATATTAG
- the mobP3 gene encoding MobP3 family relaxase — protein sequence MSAVFYKQWFKPVNETRTPNKNAEHIRYIGTRPGVIKNEGEKHGLFGNLYDSDTLEVKHKIKDVMDIVKKRSEERKNIFRAVISFSPENAAIKVGEPITKEAWQELIKQQIRIIAEGNNIKMSDFKWVAAAHDTPSHPHVHIVFWDERQEIQKNWVNPKVPDKIRGKLVKNIFEDELKEYYEKRDQNKYLLREITNEMTGEFETYLDKMSKREYSTLTNEEFFFDKPNSQFCKYLAQRLFEIRKEIPKGSLKFEYLKPDVKDKLISLVRELVDIDENLQEAISEYVESKLDIARIYSSNEMELDAKADEYEKEAEKIIANKLLGLVRKFIKKEWNIKNEEFEAGIRERATEQLVTEIFSALARLTKNNRKNRISSKHVMGGDLSKQARKEKAKEMESTGWDIEK from the coding sequence TTGTCAGCAGTTTTCTATAAACAGTGGTTTAAGCCGGTAAATGAAACTCGCACACCGAATAAAAATGCCGAACATATCAGGTACATTGGTACTCGTCCCGGAGTAATAAAAAATGAGGGAGAAAAGCATGGCCTGTTTGGTAATTTGTATGATTCCGACACTCTCGAAGTCAAACATAAGATTAAGGATGTAATGGATATAGTTAAGAAAAGATCCGAAGAGAGAAAAAATATTTTCAGGGCAGTAATTTCATTCTCTCCTGAAAATGCAGCAATAAAGGTTGGAGAGCCAATAACCAAAGAGGCATGGCAAGAACTTATAAAACAACAAATCAGGATAATTGCAGAGGGAAACAACATAAAGATGTCAGATTTCAAATGGGTTGCTGCAGCTCATGACACACCCAGCCATCCCCATGTACATATTGTTTTCTGGGATGAACGTCAGGAGATACAAAAAAACTGGGTCAATCCCAAAGTGCCGGATAAGATCAGAGGTAAACTGGTCAAGAACATATTTGAGGACGAGCTGAAAGAATATTATGAGAAAAGAGATCAGAACAAGTACTTGCTTAGGGAAATTACAAATGAGATGACCGGTGAGTTTGAAACCTATTTGGATAAAATGAGCAAGAGAGAATATTCAACTTTGACAAATGAAGAGTTCTTCTTTGATAAACCGAATAGTCAATTTTGCAAATACCTGGCTCAAAGGCTATTTGAAATAAGAAAAGAGATACCAAAAGGTTCACTAAAGTTTGAGTATCTCAAACCTGATGTAAAGGACAAGCTTATTTCTTTAGTTAGAGAGCTGGTTGACATAGATGAAAACCTACAGGAAGCCATTTCAGAGTATGTTGAATCAAAGCTGGATATTGCCAGAATATATTCATCTAATGAAATGGAACTGGATGCAAAAGCTGATGAATATGAAAAGGAGGCTGAGAAGATTATCGCAAACAAGCTTTTGGGGCTTGTAAGGAAATTTATTAAAAAGGAGTGGAATATAAAAAATGAAGAGTTTGAAGCCGGTATAAGAGAACGGGCGACAGAACAGTTGGTAACAGAAATTTTCTCAGCACTGGCAAGGCTTACAAAAAATAATAGAAAGAATCGTATATCCAGTAAGCATGTTATGGGTGGTGACCTTTCAAAGCAAGCCAGAAAGGAAAAAGCAAAGGAAATGGAATCAACCGGTTGGGATATTGAAAAATAA